Proteins found in one Triticum urartu cultivar G1812 chromosome 4, Tu2.1, whole genome shotgun sequence genomic segment:
- the LOC125551436 gene encoding protein DETOXIFICATION 44, chloroplastic-like isoform X2, with amino-acid sequence MEMVALIVGSGTLMDIVGIPVDSPMRAPAEQFLTLRAYGAPPVVVALAAQGAFRGFMDTKTPLYAVVAGNLVNAILDAIFIFPLGLGVSGAALATVTSEYLAAFILLWKLNNELILFSWNVIGSDIIRYLKSGALLIARTIAVILPLWLSTSLAARQGPVPMAGYEISLQVWLTISLLNDALALAGQALLASEYAKGNYKQARLVLYRVLQIGGVTGLALAATLFLGFGYLTLLFTDDPAVLDVAQSGVWFVTITQPINAIAFVFDGLYYGVSDFGYAAYSTLFAGVVASAFLLVVGPNFGLGGVWAGLTLFMGLRAVAGFWRLGSKGGPWEIVWSKTD; translated from the exons ATGGAAATGGTGGCACTTATTGTTGGATCTGGCACACTAATGGACATCGTTGGTATACCTGTC GATTCACCGATGCGAGCACCGGCAGAACAGTTTCTTACTTTAAGGGCATATGGTGCTCCACCAGTCGTAGTAGCACTTGCAGCACAAGGTGCATTTCGTGGTTTCATGGATACAAAGACACCTTTGTATGCTGTGG TTGCTGGCAACCTAGTAAATGCAATACTGGATGCCATATTTATCTTCCCACTTGGTCTAGGTGTAAGTGGCGCTGCATTGGCAACTGTAACTTCTGA GTACTTGGCGGCATTCATCCTCCTATGGAAGCTGAATAACGAACTAATCCTGTTCTCATGGAATGTCATTGGCAGTGACATCATCCGCTACCTGAAATCTG GTGCCTTGCTAATTGCCAGGACCATCGCAGTAATCCTTCCATTATGGCTGTCGACATCCCTGGCCGCAAGACAAGGGCCTGTTCCAATGGCTGGCTATGAGATAAGCTTGCAAGTCTGGCTAACAATTTCTCTACTTAATGATGCACTGGCTCTTGCTGGTCAG GCTCTGCTTGCAAGTGAATATGCGAAAGGGAACTACAAGCAGGCCCGCTTGGTTTTGTACAGGGTTCTGCAG ATTGGAGGTGTCACTGGTCTTGCACTTGCTGCAACCTTGTTCCTTGGGTTTGGATATTTGACCTTGCTGTTTACAGATGATCCAGCAGTTCTAGATGTTGCGCAGTCTGGAGTCTGG TTTGTCACTATTACTCAGCCGATAAATGCTATTGCTTTTGTGTTTGATGGGCTCTACTACGGTGTTTCTGACTTCGGCTATGCCGCATACTCCACA CTTTTCGCGGGGGTCGTCGCTTCAGCCTTCCTCCTTGTCGTTGGTCCCAACTTTGGTCTTGGTGGTGTATGGGCTGGTCTTACTCTCTTTATGGGTCTGCGAGCAGTTGCCGGGTTCTGGAG GTTAGGGAGCAAAGGTGGACCATGGGAAATAGTCTGGTCAAAGACTGATTAA